In one window of Acidovorax sp. HDW3 DNA:
- a CDS encoding propionate--CoA ligase: MPQSSAPDYAEFYRRSIDERDAFWAEQAQLIDWQQPPQRICNYDQPPFAQWFVGGTTNLCHNAVDRHLAARGQQNALVAISTETNTERAYSFTELHQEVQRMAAALQALGVRQGDRVLIYMPMVAEAAFAMLACARIGAIHSVVFGGFASASLATRIDDAEPVVVVSADAGSRGGKVVPYKPLLDEALELSRHKPAAVLIVDRGLAPAAMRAGRDHDWTALRAQHLQAQVPCVWVESNQPSYTLYTSGTTGKPKGVQRDTGGYAVALAASMKHIFDAKVGEVYFSTSDIGWVVGHSYIIYGPLIAGMTTIMYEGLPVRPDAGVWWSIVEKYRVTHMFSAPTAVRVLKKQDPEYLHKHDISSLKALWLAGEPLDEPTARWISDALQIPIIDNYWQTETGWPILTLCNGVQAQTSRFGSPGKAVFGFNVKLIDEASGEDLSTPNQKGVLAIEGPLPPGCLQTVWRDDERFVGTYWKSIPQRLVYSTFDWGICDADGYYFILGRTDDVINVAGHRLGTREIEECIASHPQIAEVAVVGVADALKGQVALAFAVARTSAPLEDPQARAQLEAQVLQVVDSKLGAVARPARVHFVGLLPKTRSGKLLRRALQAVAEGRDPGDLTTMEDPAALAQVRNLVA; encoded by the coding sequence ATGCCCCAGAGCAGCGCGCCCGACTACGCCGAGTTCTACCGCCGCTCGATCGACGAGCGCGATGCCTTCTGGGCCGAGCAAGCGCAGTTGATCGACTGGCAGCAGCCGCCGCAGCGCATTTGCAACTACGACCAGCCGCCCTTTGCCCAGTGGTTTGTCGGTGGCACGACCAATCTGTGCCACAACGCCGTCGATCGCCACCTGGCTGCGCGCGGGCAGCAAAACGCGCTGGTCGCAATCTCGACCGAAACCAACACCGAGCGCGCCTACAGCTTTACGGAGCTGCACCAGGAAGTGCAGCGCATGGCGGCAGCGCTGCAGGCGCTGGGCGTGCGCCAGGGTGATCGCGTGCTCATCTACATGCCCATGGTGGCCGAGGCGGCCTTTGCCATGCTTGCCTGCGCGCGCATCGGTGCGATTCATTCGGTGGTGTTTGGCGGCTTTGCCTCGGCCTCGCTGGCCACGCGCATCGACGACGCCGAGCCCGTGGTGGTGGTCAGTGCAGATGCGGGCTCGCGCGGTGGCAAGGTGGTGCCGTACAAACCGCTGCTCGACGAGGCCCTTGAGTTGTCGCGGCACAAGCCGGCGGCGGTGCTCATTGTGGACCGTGGCCTGGCACCAGCAGCCATGCGCGCCGGACGTGACCACGACTGGACGGCGCTGCGGGCCCAGCACTTGCAGGCCCAGGTGCCCTGCGTCTGGGTGGAGTCCAACCAGCCGAGCTACACCCTCTACACCAGTGGCACCACGGGCAAGCCCAAGGGCGTGCAGCGCGACACTGGCGGCTACGCTGTGGCGCTGGCGGCGAGCATGAAGCACATTTTTGACGCCAAGGTCGGCGAGGTGTATTTCAGTACCAGCGATATTGGCTGGGTGGTGGGGCACAGCTACATCATCTATGGCCCGTTGATCGCCGGCATGACCACCATCATGTACGAGGGCCTGCCGGTGCGCCCCGATGCCGGCGTGTGGTGGAGCATCGTCGAGAAATACCGCGTCACGCACATGTTCTCGGCGCCGACGGCGGTGCGGGTGCTGAAAAAACAAGACCCCGAATACCTGCACAAGCACGATATTTCCAGCCTCAAGGCACTGTGGCTCGCTGGTGAGCCCCTGGACGAGCCCACGGCCCGCTGGATCAGCGATGCGCTGCAAATTCCCATCATCGACAACTATTGGCAGACCGAGACCGGCTGGCCCATTCTCACGCTGTGCAACGGCGTGCAGGCGCAGACTTCGCGCTTTGGCAGCCCGGGCAAGGCGGTGTTTGGCTTTAATGTCAAACTCATCGACGAGGCCAGTGGCGAGGACTTGAGCACGCCGAACCAGAAGGGCGTGCTCGCCATCGAGGGCCCGCTGCCCCCCGGCTGTCTGCAAACGGTGTGGCGTGACGATGAGCGCTTTGTCGGCACCTACTGGAAGAGCATTCCCCAGCGCCTGGTGTACAGCACCTTCGACTGGGGGATCTGCGATGCCGATGGTTACTACTTCATCCTCGGGCGCACCGATGACGTCATCAACGTGGCCGGCCATCGCCTGGGCACGCGCGAGATCGAGGAATGCATTGCCAGCCATCCGCAGATTGCCGAGGTGGCGGTCGTTGGCGTGGCCGATGCGCTCAAGGGCCAGGTGGCGCTGGCCTTTGCCGTGGCGCGCACCAGCGCCCCGCTGGAAGACCCCCAGGCCCGAGCCCAGCTCGAAGCCCAGGTGCTGCAGGTGGTCGATAGCAAACTCGGCGCCGTAGCGCGGCCCGCGCGGGTGCATTTTGTCGGCCTGCTGCCCAAGACGCGCAGCGGCAAACTGCTGCGCCGCGCCCTGCAGGCCGTGGCCGAAGGGCGCGACCCGGGCGACCTCACCACCATGGAAGACCCCGCAGCCCTGGCCCAGGTGCGCAACCTGGTTGCGTGA
- a CDS encoding ABC transporter ATP-binding protein: MYSEALPFVAPNAVKEEPLLNIIDIQGVSKIYRSYTKPSQRLRELFAAPGEHFFRETRALDNVSLQLKPGSRLGILGENGSGKSTLLKLICGVLTPNTGNVQVQGRISALLELGAGFNPHLSGRENIRQFCMLHGMSVDEIEAAMPDIIRFSELHEAIEHPVKTYSSGMAVRLGFSCAVYAQPDILIVDEALSVGDSYFQNKCLHKIKALLDEGVTFLYVTHSADGIRSLCEQGLWLDNGKVRLAGDAREVGAAYQAEVFRRMAAAGFQRKAPNASNPESTTTPTQHQQQALHQAFAARIAPLRTGSGEVRMQYIALLDENDQETDHLPFGSQVRVRLIYQVQQACDEKLSITLGITDSSGRQLMHFNAASEGVFIPANAVGSLRQIDFDFSCPLCPGEYGLIAGIGTFTENPVNPGQLMVGQVVDYCAGGNRFAISYPEGRQNLWGVVHTPHAVADQPWNG; encoded by the coding sequence ATGTACTCTGAAGCCTTACCCTTTGTCGCTCCGAATGCTGTAAAAGAGGAGCCACTACTGAATATCATCGATATTCAAGGTGTTAGTAAAATATACCGCAGCTATACCAAGCCAAGCCAGCGGCTTCGGGAGCTGTTCGCTGCTCCCGGGGAACATTTTTTCAGAGAAACCAGGGCCCTCGACAATGTTTCTCTACAGCTCAAGCCCGGCAGTCGTCTGGGCATCTTGGGTGAAAATGGCAGCGGCAAGAGTACCTTACTCAAACTGATTTGTGGCGTACTTACACCCAACACTGGTAACGTGCAAGTGCAGGGACGCATATCAGCCTTGCTGGAGCTTGGCGCCGGTTTCAACCCTCATTTGTCTGGGCGTGAAAATATCCGCCAATTTTGCATGTTGCACGGGATGTCGGTGGATGAAATCGAGGCTGCCATGCCGGACATCATTCGGTTCAGTGAGCTGCACGAGGCGATAGAACATCCGGTCAAAACCTACAGCAGCGGCATGGCAGTACGCCTTGGATTTTCTTGCGCGGTGTATGCGCAACCGGACATTCTGATCGTCGATGAGGCCCTGAGCGTCGGCGATTCGTATTTTCAAAACAAATGCCTGCACAAAATCAAAGCCTTGCTCGACGAGGGCGTGACCTTTCTGTATGTCACGCATTCGGCAGATGGCATCCGCTCGCTGTGTGAGCAGGGGCTGTGGCTCGACAACGGTAAAGTGCGGCTCGCCGGTGACGCACGCGAAGTCGGTGCAGCCTACCAGGCCGAGGTGTTCCGGCGCATGGCAGCCGCTGGGTTTCAGCGCAAGGCCCCGAACGCCAGCAACCCCGAATCAACCACCACGCCCACGCAACACCAGCAACAAGCCCTGCACCAGGCTTTTGCCGCGCGCATCGCGCCCCTGCGCACTGGAAGTGGCGAAGTGCGGATGCAATACATCGCGCTGCTCGATGAAAACGATCAGGAAACCGATCACCTGCCGTTTGGCAGCCAGGTACGGGTGCGGCTGATATACCAAGTGCAGCAAGCGTGTGACGAAAAACTCTCCATCACCCTGGGCATCACAGACAGTAGCGGACGCCAGCTGATGCACTTCAATGCCGCCAGCGAAGGCGTTTTCATTCCAGCCAATGCTGTGGGCAGCCTGCGCCAGATTGACTTTGATTTTTCCTGCCCGCTGTGCCCTGGTGAATACGGTCTCATTGCAGGAATTGGCACCTTCACCGAAAACCCGGTCAACCCTGGCCAGCTCATGGTGGGGCAGGTTGTGGACTACTGTGCCGGGGGCAATCGCTTTGCCATCAGCTACCCCGAAGGGCGACAAAACCTATGGGGCGTGGTACACACGCCCCATGCAGTAGCGGATCAGCCCTGGAACGGGTGA
- a CDS encoding ABC transporter permease, with amino-acid sequence MPSHSIWRHLLLAWRIARQDLINRYAGSYAGTAWAIGVPLIYAIINTVVFSTLMSNRMGQYYGNIPFVLFYFIPFSLWIFFSEIVGRSTGIVGEYRYLISKIAFPFWVLPLVPLASALLSQAIVLTLALGLMQYNHIAFGPMAGAYLLVWLACLLLALGLAYALAALTVYIPDLAQIVPVCLNIIFWLTPILYPATLVQEHGAPWLQAIVMDWNPFYYLVETSRHAFFGTAPLQLGALAGILLLGAVLTTAGMALFKKLKPGFSDVL; translated from the coding sequence ATGCCAAGTCACTCCATATGGCGCCATCTGCTGCTTGCGTGGCGCATAGCACGTCAGGATCTTATCAACCGCTATGCGGGCTCGTATGCCGGTACGGCTTGGGCGATTGGCGTACCCTTGATTTATGCCATCATCAATACCGTGGTTTTTTCTACCTTGATGAGCAACCGCATGGGGCAATATTACGGCAATATTCCTTTTGTTTTATTCTATTTCATACCTTTTTCCCTTTGGATTTTCTTTTCTGAAATTGTCGGACGCAGCACAGGCATCGTTGGCGAATACCGCTATCTCATCAGCAAGATTGCCTTTCCTTTTTGGGTTTTGCCCTTGGTGCCACTGGCCTCGGCCCTGCTGAGCCAGGCGATCGTGCTGACCCTGGCCCTGGGGTTAATGCAATACAACCACATTGCCTTTGGCCCCATGGCGGGGGCCTATCTGCTCGTCTGGCTTGCTTGCCTGTTGCTGGCACTGGGCCTGGCCTATGCTTTGGCTGCATTGACTGTGTACATACCGGATCTGGCCCAGATCGTGCCGGTATGTTTGAATATCATTTTTTGGCTGACACCAATTCTCTATCCCGCAACCCTGGTGCAGGAACATGGTGCTCCCTGGTTGCAAGCGATTGTCATGGATTGGAATCCATTTTATTATTTAGTGGAAACATCACGTCACGCTTTTTTTGGCACAGCCCCGCTACAGCTTGGAGCTTTGGCAGGCATCTTACTGCTGGGTGCCGTCCTGACCACTGCTGGCATGGCCTTGTTTAAAAAATTAAAACCAGGTTTTTCCGATGTACTCTGA
- a CDS encoding bifunctional 2-polyprenyl-6-hydroxyphenol methylase/3-demethylubiquinol 3-O-methyltransferase UbiG translates to MRAFFKKFLPPNPNMEAPAVVPPPTPVEDLAQDVGFMDARMSGWFNDTSGELLEGFPVLAQDHVLDVGCGDGLCIHFCANRGAEVSLVDIDADKVRGVQQKLLQTPARAVHAQASDANPLPFAEAQFDKIISTEVLEHVDDPAQFLRELVRVGKPGALYLLAVPHSTSEGIQKELAPSIHFEKPNHIRIFTPESFATLVQECGLSIERTTNYGFFSSIFWAFFWTCDHDLNAPRHPLLQSWEHTWKLMLQMRDGPRIKKALDALIPKSQVIIARKPT, encoded by the coding sequence ATGCGCGCTTTTTTCAAAAAATTCCTACCACCAAACCCCAACATGGAAGCCCCAGCCGTTGTTCCACCACCCACGCCCGTAGAGGATTTGGCGCAGGATGTGGGTTTTATGGATGCCCGCATGAGCGGTTGGTTCAACGATACCAGCGGAGAATTGCTCGAAGGTTTTCCAGTGCTGGCGCAGGACCATGTTCTGGACGTCGGCTGTGGCGATGGCCTGTGCATTCATTTTTGCGCCAACCGAGGAGCCGAGGTCAGCCTGGTAGATATTGACGCCGATAAGGTGCGCGGCGTACAGCAAAAACTACTGCAAACGCCAGCCCGTGCCGTCCATGCACAGGCCAGCGACGCCAACCCCCTGCCCTTTGCCGAGGCTCAATTTGACAAGATCATCAGCACCGAGGTGCTGGAACATGTGGATGATCCAGCCCAATTTTTACGCGAGCTGGTGCGTGTAGGTAAACCTGGCGCCCTTTATCTTCTGGCCGTGCCCCACAGCACGAGCGAGGGAATTCAAAAGGAATTGGCACCCTCCATTCACTTTGAAAAACCCAACCATATTCGCATTTTTACCCCTGAGTCCTTTGCCACCTTGGTACAGGAATGTGGCTTATCGATTGAAAGAACAACAAATTATGGCTTTTTCTCTTCTATTTTCTGGGCTTTCTTCTGGACTTGCGACCATGATTTGAATGCCCCCCGACATCCATTGCTGCAAAGTTGGGAGCACACCTGGAAATTGATGCTGCAAATGCGTGATGGCCCGCGCATCAAAAAAGCCCTGGATGCATTAATTCCAAAAAGCCAGGTCATCATTGCGCGCAAGCCCACTTAA
- a CDS encoding acyltransferase, whose product MAQAPIKDIEILRGFAVLAVCLHHASDNLFTWKPVILESWNHYFGGWIGVDIFFAISGFVIARSLLPQLGSCSSHTMIWRTIGAFWIRRAWRLLPSAWLWLLLVLLAAAVFQNPATFGDVKTNIDATVAGVLQVANVRFLHTFMQAPYGASFVYWSLSLEEQFYIALPLLAWLCGRRLVWVLLALTLWQLLQVRSFTLVVFRSDALMLGVLLALGSCHPGYARWQPARLAGMPGLSTTLLLGLLALLGFIGSDALALGSGRLGAIALGSGLLVWWASYDQDIFLPRWARPAMAWLGSRSYAIYLIHVPAYFLTRELWSRLLPAQQPDAGFFWPYTLTAGTLIVLLSELNYRYVEMPCRRRGAALAQKFKPPSTSSGTTAAIAHPSCST is encoded by the coding sequence ATGGCACAAGCTCCAATCAAGGATATTGAGATTCTGCGCGGCTTTGCCGTTCTGGCCGTGTGCCTGCACCATGCCAGTGATAATCTTTTTACCTGGAAACCAGTCATTCTGGAGAGCTGGAACCATTATTTTGGTGGTTGGATAGGGGTCGATATTTTCTTTGCCATTTCCGGCTTTGTGATTGCCCGTAGCCTGTTGCCGCAGCTGGGCAGCTGCAGCAGCCATACCATGATCTGGCGCACTATCGGGGCTTTCTGGATACGACGTGCCTGGCGCCTGCTCCCATCCGCCTGGCTTTGGTTGTTGCTGGTACTGTTGGCAGCGGCTGTTTTTCAAAATCCGGCGACATTTGGCGACGTAAAAACAAATATCGATGCCACTGTGGCTGGCGTCTTGCAAGTGGCCAACGTTCGTTTTCTGCATACCTTCATGCAAGCTCCTTACGGCGCCAGTTTCGTTTACTGGAGCTTGTCGCTGGAAGAGCAGTTCTATATTGCCCTGCCCTTGCTCGCCTGGTTGTGTGGCCGGCGCCTGGTTTGGGTATTGCTGGCGTTGACTCTGTGGCAATTGTTACAGGTGCGTTCATTCACCCTGGTGGTTTTCCGCAGCGATGCGCTGATGCTCGGGGTCTTGCTCGCCCTGGGCAGCTGCCACCCCGGTTATGCCCGCTGGCAACCGGCTCGCCTGGCCGGGATGCCCGGCCTGTCCACCACCCTGCTCCTGGGCCTCCTCGCCCTCCTGGGGTTCATCGGCTCCGATGCCCTGGCGCTGGGCAGTGGGCGCCTGGGTGCGATTGCCCTGGGTAGCGGCTTGCTGGTCTGGTGGGCTTCGTATGACCAAGATATTTTCTTGCCCCGCTGGGCACGACCGGCCATGGCATGGCTGGGGTCGAGATCCTATGCCATTTATCTGATCCATGTCCCGGCATATTTCCTGACCCGCGAACTCTGGAGTCGGCTCCTGCCGGCGCAGCAGCCAGACGCAGGATTTTTCTGGCCTTATACCTTGACGGCGGGCACGCTGATCGTGCTCCTGAGTGAATTGAACTATCGCTACGTCGAGATGCCATGCCGGCGCCGGGGCGCAGCTTTGGCACAAAAATTCAAGCCCCCATCGACCTCCTCTGGCACGACGGCGGCGATTGCACACCCATCCTGCTCCACCTGA
- a CDS encoding bifunctional 2-polyprenyl-6-hydroxyphenol methylase/3-demethylubiquinol 3-O-methyltransferase UbiG, whose product MIPPWLQMPSREQWEHKAAHADFADVRNVGLVDAVQAGWYQNDSNELFRGFAVTADDVVVDVGCGAGGATLFCARRGAHVVFCDIDPHNIEQLTQRVQDTPARAHQGLVTDCAPLPLPTHYASRIISMEMLEHVDDPDGLLLELARIGQPGALYLISVPDATAERLQIPFAPESYFQKPNHIHIFEKEKLSQMVRNAGLEIIEHTSYGFFWNLWMCMYWVCAKAAANAPEPVAHDCTKPPYFPLLDDFTSVWSRLISLPEAAPMRQALDAALPKSQIIIARKPQGYYHGTSSNQGY is encoded by the coding sequence ATGATCCCCCCCTGGCTTCAAATGCCGAGCCGTGAGCAATGGGAGCACAAAGCTGCACACGCTGATTTTGCCGACGTCCGTAACGTAGGCTTGGTCGATGCCGTCCAGGCCGGCTGGTATCAAAATGACAGCAACGAGCTTTTTCGCGGCTTTGCCGTTACTGCCGACGATGTGGTGGTCGATGTCGGCTGCGGTGCCGGCGGCGCCACCCTGTTTTGCGCCCGGCGTGGTGCCCATGTAGTTTTTTGCGATATCGACCCCCACAATATCGAGCAATTGACGCAACGCGTACAAGACACGCCGGCGCGCGCGCACCAAGGGTTGGTGACGGACTGTGCCCCCCTGCCCTTGCCAACCCACTATGCCAGCCGGATTATTTCCATGGAGATGCTCGAGCATGTCGATGATCCGGATGGTTTATTGCTCGAGCTAGCGCGCATTGGCCAGCCTGGTGCGTTGTATCTTATTTCTGTGCCCGATGCTACGGCTGAACGCCTGCAAATACCATTTGCCCCTGAATCATATTTTCAAAAACCCAATCACATTCATATTTTCGAAAAGGAAAAATTATCGCAAATGGTGCGCAATGCCGGGCTGGAGATCATCGAGCATACCAGCTATGGTTTTTTCTGGAATTTATGGATGTGCATGTATTGGGTATGCGCCAAGGCTGCAGCCAATGCCCCTGAACCCGTAGCCCACGACTGCACCAAGCCGCCTTATTTCCCCTTGCTGGATGACTTCACATCGGTCTGGTCACGCCTGATCAGCCTACCCGAGGCCGCACCCATGCGCCAGGCTTTGGACGCCGCCCTGCCAAAAAGCCAAATCATCATCGCACGCAAGCCCCAGGGCTACTACCATGGCACAAGCTCCAATCAAGGATATTGA
- a CDS encoding glycosyltransferase produces the protein MNAETVVQNFGAPEYSYFFVLREFMPLLQRMGSVITVNDPAQEVDPLYQACRHRGEDCVFLSFSPPHLTCLGLQCPTLPVFAWEFSSMPDETWWEDRPEQDWRWCLAQCAGAIVHSEQSAAVVRQMMGTDFPVSAIPAPLWNRLEKYRQRLESAANPLTIEIDKGVVFDTRAPHMSAWLPTMDDIERAVAEARGQIPIDENKGYRRAAPSAGAIHQQYAVSWYQQVWAPLCPEYLRTRLDRWAVATNPWEPGRHRLELDGVVFTSLFNPRDGRKNWVDMLMAFCTIFKNNASATLVFKLGHYDYEEAIQGILMVLPRLEAFQCRIVLLHGYLGDAAYFNLLQTSHFIVNASYGEGQCLPLMEYLSCGKPAVAPCHSALEDYMDDSIGFVVGSWADATTWPHDPRVAYRTLRQDIDFSSLCRAYQAAYDCYRQQPHQYQQLAHQAIEKMRTHCSLEVAENKLRQLLQHIFSGATA, from the coding sequence ATGAACGCCGAAACGGTGGTGCAGAATTTTGGTGCGCCGGAATACAGCTATTTTTTCGTATTACGTGAATTCATGCCACTGCTCCAGCGCATGGGCAGTGTCATCACTGTGAACGATCCAGCACAAGAGGTCGATCCCCTCTACCAGGCTTGTCGCCACCGGGGTGAAGATTGCGTTTTTCTAAGTTTTTCCCCTCCGCACCTCACCTGCCTGGGGTTGCAATGCCCAACCCTGCCGGTATTTGCGTGGGAATTCAGCTCCATGCCCGATGAAACCTGGTGGGAAGATCGACCAGAACAAGATTGGCGCTGGTGCCTGGCCCAATGTGCAGGCGCCATCGTTCATTCAGAACAAAGTGCCGCTGTCGTCCGCCAGATGATGGGTACCGATTTTCCGGTCAGTGCCATACCTGCACCCTTGTGGAATCGGCTGGAAAAATATCGTCAACGACTGGAATCCGCAGCCAATCCTCTCACCATCGAGATCGACAAAGGCGTGGTTTTCGACACCCGTGCCCCCCACATGTCCGCATGGCTGCCGACCATGGACGACATTGAACGGGCCGTGGCCGAGGCCCGGGGCCAAATTCCGATTGACGAAAACAAAGGCTACCGTCGTGCTGCGCCATCAGCCGGTGCCATTCACCAGCAATATGCCGTCTCCTGGTACCAGCAAGTGTGGGCCCCGCTCTGCCCAGAGTACCTACGGACACGACTCGATCGCTGGGCCGTAGCAACAAATCCCTGGGAGCCGGGCCGCCACCGCCTGGAACTCGATGGTGTTGTCTTTACCAGCCTGTTCAATCCGCGTGACGGCAGGAAAAATTGGGTGGACATGTTGATGGCGTTTTGCACTATTTTCAAAAACAATGCCTCTGCCACCCTGGTGTTCAAACTTGGGCATTACGACTATGAAGAGGCCATTCAGGGCATTCTGATGGTTTTACCGCGCCTGGAAGCATTCCAGTGCCGCATTGTCCTGCTCCACGGCTACTTGGGCGATGCAGCATATTTCAATCTGTTGCAAACCAGCCATTTCATCGTCAATGCATCTTACGGCGAAGGCCAATGCCTGCCATTGATGGAATACCTATCCTGCGGCAAGCCTGCCGTCGCCCCCTGCCATTCAGCGCTGGAGGACTACATGGATGACTCTATCGGTTTTGTCGTTGGCAGCTGGGCGGATGCCACCACCTGGCCCCATGACCCCCGGGTCGCTTATCGAACGCTACGCCAGGACATTGATTTTTCCTCCCTCTGCCGCGCGTACCAGGCGGCCTACGACTGCTACCGCCAGCAACCCCATCAATACCAGCAGCTGGCACACCAAGCAATCGAAAAAATGCGTACCCATTGCAGCCTGGAGGTTGCAGAAAACAAACTGCGCCAACTGCTGCAACATATTTTCTCAGGAGCCACTGCATGA
- a CDS encoding glycosyltransferase produces the protein MILITCSKITHQTIQSSLGKSEYSYFFLLNEFLPALKNIAEVVLVENTNAVDPLYQKYRKSGQTVFFLSVSPPHQTPLHLQCPTVCLFAWEFYNIPDQPWNDEPRNDWRYALRHMAGAIACSQESVQAVRQALGPDYPVTAIPAPVWSRFRDLHQADVLRPTDATTRSFSFSGHAIDSPLLGLSANGLVQHWERHPPAPPRTPPKKTTPNSWQRSWKIACAWQQALLRSRQHKRKPEPLGVQPAPSPIGLAPVQDFHFDLDGVVFCSVFNPSDGRKNWKEIVTAFCWAFRDTQDATLILKMTHHDLESYRIFLLTLLSRLAPFQCRVLVLHGFLDDEKYRELVQVCDFYVNASNGEGLCLPLMEFLASGKPALAPRHSAMSDYIDEDIAVVIESSPELACWSHDPSGLMRTQRHRIHWQSLMEGYRRCYAMARNEPDIYQQMSQRAWEKMRDFSNIQVVSQDLATFFSALVPNTTPTTEVHA, from the coding sequence ATGATTCTCATCACCTGCTCAAAAATCACGCATCAAACCATCCAATCATCCTTAGGGAAATCAGAATATAGTTATTTTTTCTTACTCAACGAATTTTTACCAGCACTAAAAAATATTGCTGAAGTGGTATTGGTTGAAAACACCAACGCCGTCGATCCGCTGTACCAAAAATATCGCAAATCCGGACAAACTGTTTTTTTTCTTAGCGTCAGCCCACCGCACCAAACCCCATTGCATTTGCAGTGCCCTACGGTCTGCCTCTTTGCCTGGGAGTTTTACAACATTCCAGACCAGCCGTGGAACGATGAGCCGCGTAATGATTGGCGCTACGCGCTCAGGCACATGGCCGGGGCCATTGCCTGCAGCCAGGAATCAGTCCAGGCCGTGCGCCAGGCCCTCGGCCCCGACTATCCGGTCACAGCCATACCGGCCCCCGTCTGGAGCCGGTTTCGGGATTTGCACCAAGCGGACGTATTACGGCCAACTGATGCTACAACGCGCAGCTTTTCATTCAGCGGTCATGCCATCGACAGCCCCCTGCTGGGGCTGTCTGCCAACGGCTTGGTGCAACACTGGGAACGCCATCCACCAGCGCCACCGCGCACCCCCCCAAAAAAAACAACCCCAAATTCCTGGCAACGTTCCTGGAAAATTGCCTGTGCCTGGCAACAAGCCCTGCTACGCAGCCGGCAACACAAGCGCAAGCCAGAACCTTTGGGCGTGCAGCCAGCCCCGAGCCCGATTGGTTTGGCACCGGTGCAGGATTTCCATTTTGACCTGGATGGTGTCGTTTTTTGCAGCGTCTTCAACCCCAGTGATGGACGCAAAAATTGGAAGGAAATCGTCACTGCCTTTTGCTGGGCCTTTCGAGATACCCAGGATGCCACCCTCATCCTAAAAATGACGCACCACGATCTAGAGTCGTACCGTATTTTCTTGTTGACCCTGTTGTCACGCCTGGCCCCGTTCCAATGCCGCGTCCTGGTATTGCATGGTTTTCTCGATGATGAAAAATACCGTGAATTGGTACAGGTTTGTGATTTTTACGTTAACGCCTCAAACGGTGAAGGCCTGTGCCTTCCATTGATGGAGTTTCTTGCCAGCGGTAAACCAGCGCTGGCCCCCCGCCACAGTGCCATGAGTGACTATATCGACGAAGATATCGCCGTCGTCATTGAATCCTCACCAGAATTGGCCTGCTGGTCGCATGATCCTTCGGGCCTGATGCGCACGCAACGCCACCGCATCCACTGGCAATCCCTGATGGAAGGATACCGACGCTGCTATGCCATGGCACGCAATGAACCTGACATTTACCAACAAATGTCACAGCGTGCGTGGGAAAAAATGCGTGATTTTTCCAATATCCAAGTAGTCAGCCAGGATTTGGCCACATTTTTTTCTGCCCTGGTGCCCAACACCACCCCTACCACCGAGGTGCACGCATGA